One window of the Benincasa hispida cultivar B227 chromosome 3, ASM972705v1, whole genome shotgun sequence genome contains the following:
- the LOC120073772 gene encoding calmodulin-binding transcription activator 3-like isoform X4 has product MADSRKYVPFQHLDLLQILQEAQNRWLRPAEICEILRNYRKFQLAPDPPVRPPAGSLFLFDRKALRYFRKDGHRWRKKKDGKTVKEAHEKLKAGSVDVLHCYYAHGEDNENFQRRSYWMLDGQLEHIVLVHYREVKEGCKSGISRVSVGPGLQAEGCLGGSTPVFLQETSLVGSAQTSRPLNLSQTVHSGNGIADSSARNDFGVSSHVHQVFKSSIPPASFPAGSSDLYGQEIAIIQSATTDSITHKLTDTRLASRGLVKNMVNSESGLITDAKVPAVKAVYQRIVQVEKTSNDNLDLEGFGELRKLDSFGRWMDKEIGRHCDDTLMTLDSGNYWCGLNAGNDEKDVSSLSHHMQLDVDSLGPSLSQEQLFSISDFSPDWTYSGNVTKVLIVGSFLGSKKPSVETQWGCMFGEVEVSAEVLTNNVLRCQTPPLHALGRIPFYVTCCNRLACSEVREFEYREKPPTLSVPNATKCAPEDEVWFQMRLIRLLNLGLEAKWSNCSIKKCEKCQIIDLINSSRSDIAKWRMTEGIPNPLKSDGMNHRNFMIQTLLEDKLCEWLACKVHDGTTGTHVLDDEGLGVIHLAAALGYAWAIGPILASGLSPNFRDSNGRTALHWASYYGREETVTTLVRLGTSPGAVDDPTSGFPQGKTAADLASSRGYKGIAGYLAEADLTERLCTLTDGENFKDNVKENVDNDETIQTADVVPSQLADDELLSLKGSLAAVRKSVHAVALIHTAFRARSFRHKQLMESDKGMIHEDSADLVALGILNKAEKIHYEDYLHVAAVRIQQNYRGWKGRREFLKIRNRIVKIQAHVRGYQVRKQYRKVIWSVSIVEKAILRWRRKRVGLRGFKAEGATGEVVTPHPKVEKSDEYEFLRIGRQLKYADVEKALSRVKSMARSPEARHQYMRMVANFNKFKINNEETSASNQGGSLQEIHKEKHLPSFAT; this is encoded by the exons ATGGCCGACTCCAGGAAATATGTTCCCTTTCAGCATTTAG ATTTACTACAAATACTACAAGAAGCACAGAATCGGTGGCTTCGGCCAGCTGAAATATGTGAAATTCTTCGAAACTACAGAAAGTTTCAATTAGCACCAGATCCTCCAGTTCGGCCTCCAG CTGGATCCTTGTTCCTTTTTGATCGCAAAGCACTTAGATATTTTCGTAAAGATGGTCAtagatggaggaagaagaaagatggaaaaACTGTCAAAGAAGCACATGAAAAGCTGAAG GCTGGAAGCGTGGATGTTCTACATTGTTACTATGCACATGGTGAGGACAATGAGAACTTCCAGCGAAGAAGTTATTGGATGCTTGATGG GCAATTGGAGCATATTGTCCTCGTGCATTACAGAGAAGTAAAGGAG GGATGCAAATCTGGCATCTCTCGTGTGTCAGTTGGTCCAGGGTTGCAGGCTGAAGGTTGTCTAGGTGGTTCAACACCCGTCTTTTTGCAGGAAACATCACTTGTTGGCTCAGCTCAGACTTCACGTCCTTTAAATCTTAGTCAAACAGTGCACTCAGGAAATGGGATTGCGGATTCCAGTGCTAGGAATGACTTTGGAGTCTCTTCTCATGTTCATCAAGTTTTTAAATCCAGCATTCCTCCTGCATCTTTCCCTGCAG GATCATCTGATTTATATGGACAAGAAATCGCGATTATTCAATCTGCCACAACTGATTCCATTACGCATAAGTTAACAGATACTAGATTGGCTTCTAGGGGCTTAGTAAAAAATATGGTGAATAGTGAAAGTGGCTTGATTACTGATGCAAAAGTACCTGCCGTAAAAGCAGTCTATCAGAGAATTGTTCAG GTAGAAAAGACGTCCAATGATAATTTGGACCTTGAAGGTTTTGGAGAACTCAGAAAACTTGACAGTTTTGGCAGATGGATGGATAAGGAAATTGGAAGACATTGTGATGATACTTTGATGACTTTGGACTCTGGTAACTATTGGTGTGGACTGAATGCTGGAAATGATGAGAAGGATGTATCCAGTTTATCACATCACATGCAGCTGGATGTTGATTCACTTGGGCCTTCTCTTTCCCAAGAACAGTTATTCAGTATTTCCGATTTTTCCCCAGATTGGACATATTCTGGTAATGTAACAAAG GTCCTAATAGTTGGCTCGTTTTTGGGAAGCAAAAAACCTTCTGTAGAAACTCAGTGGGGATGCATGTTTGGTGAAGTTGAGGTTTCTGCAGAAGTTCTGACGAACAATGTGCTTCGATGCCAAACTCCTCCTTTGCATGCTCTTGGGCGTATCCCCTTCTACGTGACGTGCTGTAATAGGCTAGCCTGCAGTGAGGTGAGAGAGTTTGAATATCGTGAGAAGCCACCAACCCTTTCAGTACCTAATGCTACCAAGTGTGCACCAGAGGACGAAGTATGGTTTCAAATGCGTCTGATAAGGTTATTGAATTTAGGTTTAGAGGCAAAGTGGTCGAATTGCTCTATTAAAAAATGTGAGAAATGCCAAATCATAGATTTGATAAATTCATCCAGAAGTGATATTGCAAAATGGAGAATGACAGAAGGGATTCCTAATCCATTAAAAAGTGACGGAATGAACCATAGGAATTTTATGATCCAAACTTTACTGGAGGACAAACTTTGCGAGTGGCTAGCTTGCAAGGTGCACGATGGAACTACGGGAACACATGTTTTGGATGATGAGGGCCTAGGTGTCATACATTTGGCAGCTGCTCTTGGCTACGCGTGGGCCATAGGACCAATACTTGCTTCTGGGCTCAGTCCAAACTTCAGAGATTCAAATGGAAGAACAGCTCTTCACTGGGCATCTTACTATGGGAG GGAAGAGACCGTTACTACACTGGTTAGGTTAGGCACTTCTCCGGGTGCCGTGGATGACCCAACTTCAGGATTTCCACAAGGAAAAACTGCCGCTGATTTGGCATCAAGTAGAGGGTATAAGGGTATTGCTGGATATTTGGCTGAAGCTGATCTGACAGAACGTTTGTGTACCTTGACTGATGGTGAAAATTTTAAGGACAACGTCAAAGAAAATGTTGACAATGATGAGACTATTCAGACTGCAGATGTTGTACCCTCACAATTGGCAGACGATGAACTACTTTCCCTTAAAGGCTCTCTCGCTGCTGTCAGGAAGTCTGTTCACGCTGTTGCCTTAATACATACTGCTTTCCGTGCCCGTTCATTTCGTCATAAACAGTTAATGGAAAGTGACAAGGGGATGATACATGAAGATTCAGCTGACTTGGTAGCTCTTGGCATTTTAAACAAGGCTGAAAAAATTCACTATGAGGATTATTTACACGTTGCAGCTGTGAGAATACAACAAAATTATCGTGGCTGGAAGGGAAGAAGAGAATTTTTGAAGATAAGAAACCGAATCGTAAAAATCCAG GCTCATGTGAGAGGATATCAAGTTCGTAAACAATATAGAAAGGTCATTTGGTCTGTTAGTATTGTAGAAAAGGCAATTCTACGCTGGAGGCGGAAGAGAGTTGGTCTGCGAGGGTTCAAGGCTGAAGGGGCAACTGGGGAAGTTGTTACCCCACATCCAAAGGTGGAGAAAAGTGATGAATACGAGTTTCTACGAATCGGCCGCCAGCTTAAATATGCTGATGTCGAAAAGGCTCTATCCAGAGTCAAGTCCATGGCTCGTTCTCCAGAGGCTCGGCATCAATATATGAGAATGGTAGCAAACTTCAACAAATTTAAG
- the LOC120073772 gene encoding calmodulin-binding transcription activator 3-like isoform X5, translating into MADSRKYVPFQHLDLLQILQEAQNRWLRPAEICEILRNYRKFQLAPDPPVRPPAGSLFLFDRKALRYFRKDGHRWRKKKDGKTVKEAHEKLKAGSVDVLHCYYAHGEDNENFQRRSYWMLDGQLEHIVLVHYREVKEETSLVGSAQTSRPLNLSQTVHSGNGIADSSARNDFGVSSHVHQVFKSSIPPASFPAGDVSEKSVLQWSRGGTLLIGDQGSYLPRGSSDLYGQEIAIIQSATTDSITHKLTDTRLASRGLVKNMVNSESGLITDAKVPAVKAVYQRIVQVEKTSNDNLDLEGFGELRKLDSFGRWMDKEIGRHCDDTLMTLDSGNYWCGLNAGNDEKDVSSLSHHMQLDVDSLGPSLSQEQLFSISDFSPDWTYSGNVTKVLIVGSFLGSKKPSVETQWGCMFGEVEVSAEVLTNNVLRCQTPPLHALGRIPFYVTCCNRLACSEVREFEYREKPPTLSVPNATKCAPEDEVWFQMRLIRLLNLGLEAKWSNCSIKKCEKCQIIDLINSSRSDIAKWRMTEGIPNPLKSDGMNHRNFMIQTLLEDKLCEWLACKVHDGTTGTHVLDDEGLGVIHLAAALGYAWAIGPILASGLSPNFRDSNGRTALHWASYYGREETVTTLVRLGTSPGAVDDPTSGFPQGKTAADLASSRGYKGIAGYLAEADLTERLCTLTDGENFKDNVKENVDNDETIQTADVVPSQLADDELLSLKGSLAAVRKSVHAVALIHTAFRARSFRHKQLMESDKGMIHEDSADLVALGILNKAEKIHYEDYLHVAAVRIQQNYRGWKGRREFLKIRNRIVKIQAHVRGYQVRKQYRKVIWSVSIVEKAILRWRRKRVGLRGFKAEGATGEVVTPHPKVEKSDEYEFLRIGRQLKYADVEKALSRVKSMARSPEARHQYMRMVANFNKFKINNEETSASNQGGSLQEIHKEKHLPSFAT; encoded by the exons ATGGCCGACTCCAGGAAATATGTTCCCTTTCAGCATTTAG ATTTACTACAAATACTACAAGAAGCACAGAATCGGTGGCTTCGGCCAGCTGAAATATGTGAAATTCTTCGAAACTACAGAAAGTTTCAATTAGCACCAGATCCTCCAGTTCGGCCTCCAG CTGGATCCTTGTTCCTTTTTGATCGCAAAGCACTTAGATATTTTCGTAAAGATGGTCAtagatggaggaagaagaaagatggaaaaACTGTCAAAGAAGCACATGAAAAGCTGAAG GCTGGAAGCGTGGATGTTCTACATTGTTACTATGCACATGGTGAGGACAATGAGAACTTCCAGCGAAGAAGTTATTGGATGCTTGATGG GCAATTGGAGCATATTGTCCTCGTGCATTACAGAGAAGTAAAGGAG GAAACATCACTTGTTGGCTCAGCTCAGACTTCACGTCCTTTAAATCTTAGTCAAACAGTGCACTCAGGAAATGGGATTGCGGATTCCAGTGCTAGGAATGACTTTGGAGTCTCTTCTCATGTTCATCAAGTTTTTAAATCCAGCATTCCTCCTGCATCTTTCCCTGCAGGTGATGTTTCAG AAAAGAGTGTGCTTCAGTGGTCAAGGGGTGGAACTCTTCTTATTGGCGACCAGGGTTCGTATCTTCCGAGAG GATCATCTGATTTATATGGACAAGAAATCGCGATTATTCAATCTGCCACAACTGATTCCATTACGCATAAGTTAACAGATACTAGATTGGCTTCTAGGGGCTTAGTAAAAAATATGGTGAATAGTGAAAGTGGCTTGATTACTGATGCAAAAGTACCTGCCGTAAAAGCAGTCTATCAGAGAATTGTTCAG GTAGAAAAGACGTCCAATGATAATTTGGACCTTGAAGGTTTTGGAGAACTCAGAAAACTTGACAGTTTTGGCAGATGGATGGATAAGGAAATTGGAAGACATTGTGATGATACTTTGATGACTTTGGACTCTGGTAACTATTGGTGTGGACTGAATGCTGGAAATGATGAGAAGGATGTATCCAGTTTATCACATCACATGCAGCTGGATGTTGATTCACTTGGGCCTTCTCTTTCCCAAGAACAGTTATTCAGTATTTCCGATTTTTCCCCAGATTGGACATATTCTGGTAATGTAACAAAG GTCCTAATAGTTGGCTCGTTTTTGGGAAGCAAAAAACCTTCTGTAGAAACTCAGTGGGGATGCATGTTTGGTGAAGTTGAGGTTTCTGCAGAAGTTCTGACGAACAATGTGCTTCGATGCCAAACTCCTCCTTTGCATGCTCTTGGGCGTATCCCCTTCTACGTGACGTGCTGTAATAGGCTAGCCTGCAGTGAGGTGAGAGAGTTTGAATATCGTGAGAAGCCACCAACCCTTTCAGTACCTAATGCTACCAAGTGTGCACCAGAGGACGAAGTATGGTTTCAAATGCGTCTGATAAGGTTATTGAATTTAGGTTTAGAGGCAAAGTGGTCGAATTGCTCTATTAAAAAATGTGAGAAATGCCAAATCATAGATTTGATAAATTCATCCAGAAGTGATATTGCAAAATGGAGAATGACAGAAGGGATTCCTAATCCATTAAAAAGTGACGGAATGAACCATAGGAATTTTATGATCCAAACTTTACTGGAGGACAAACTTTGCGAGTGGCTAGCTTGCAAGGTGCACGATGGAACTACGGGAACACATGTTTTGGATGATGAGGGCCTAGGTGTCATACATTTGGCAGCTGCTCTTGGCTACGCGTGGGCCATAGGACCAATACTTGCTTCTGGGCTCAGTCCAAACTTCAGAGATTCAAATGGAAGAACAGCTCTTCACTGGGCATCTTACTATGGGAG GGAAGAGACCGTTACTACACTGGTTAGGTTAGGCACTTCTCCGGGTGCCGTGGATGACCCAACTTCAGGATTTCCACAAGGAAAAACTGCCGCTGATTTGGCATCAAGTAGAGGGTATAAGGGTATTGCTGGATATTTGGCTGAAGCTGATCTGACAGAACGTTTGTGTACCTTGACTGATGGTGAAAATTTTAAGGACAACGTCAAAGAAAATGTTGACAATGATGAGACTATTCAGACTGCAGATGTTGTACCCTCACAATTGGCAGACGATGAACTACTTTCCCTTAAAGGCTCTCTCGCTGCTGTCAGGAAGTCTGTTCACGCTGTTGCCTTAATACATACTGCTTTCCGTGCCCGTTCATTTCGTCATAAACAGTTAATGGAAAGTGACAAGGGGATGATACATGAAGATTCAGCTGACTTGGTAGCTCTTGGCATTTTAAACAAGGCTGAAAAAATTCACTATGAGGATTATTTACACGTTGCAGCTGTGAGAATACAACAAAATTATCGTGGCTGGAAGGGAAGAAGAGAATTTTTGAAGATAAGAAACCGAATCGTAAAAATCCAG GCTCATGTGAGAGGATATCAAGTTCGTAAACAATATAGAAAGGTCATTTGGTCTGTTAGTATTGTAGAAAAGGCAATTCTACGCTGGAGGCGGAAGAGAGTTGGTCTGCGAGGGTTCAAGGCTGAAGGGGCAACTGGGGAAGTTGTTACCCCACATCCAAAGGTGGAGAAAAGTGATGAATACGAGTTTCTACGAATCGGCCGCCAGCTTAAATATGCTGATGTCGAAAAGGCTCTATCCAGAGTCAAGTCCATGGCTCGTTCTCCAGAGGCTCGGCATCAATATATGAGAATGGTAGCAAACTTCAACAAATTTAAG
- the LOC120073772 gene encoding calmodulin-binding transcription activator 3-like isoform X6: MLDGQLEHIVLVHYREVKEGCKSGISRVSVGPGLQAEGCLGGSTPVFLQETSLVGSAQTSRPLNLSQTVHSGNGIADSSARNDFGVSSHVHQVFKSSIPPASFPAGDVSEKSVLQWSRGGTLLIGDQGSYLPRGSSDLYGQEIAIIQSATTDSITHKLTDTRLASRGLVKNMVNSESGLITDAKVPAVKAVYQRIVQVEKTSNDNLDLEGFGELRKLDSFGRWMDKEIGRHCDDTLMTLDSGNYWCGLNAGNDEKDVSSLSHHMQLDVDSLGPSLSQEQLFSISDFSPDWTYSGNVTKVLIVGSFLGSKKPSVETQWGCMFGEVEVSAEVLTNNVLRCQTPPLHALGRIPFYVTCCNRLACSEVREFEYREKPPTLSVPNATKCAPEDEVWFQMRLIRLLNLGLEAKWSNCSIKKCEKCQIIDLINSSRSDIAKWRMTEGIPNPLKSDGMNHRNFMIQTLLEDKLCEWLACKVHDGTTGTHVLDDEGLGVIHLAAALGYAWAIGPILASGLSPNFRDSNGRTALHWASYYGREETVTTLVRLGTSPGAVDDPTSGFPQGKTAADLASSRGYKGIAGYLAEADLTERLCTLTDGENFKDNVKENVDNDETIQTADVVPSQLADDELLSLKGSLAAVRKSVHAVALIHTAFRARSFRHKQLMESDKGMIHEDSADLVALGILNKAEKIHYEDYLHVAAVRIQQNYRGWKGRREFLKIRNRIVKIQAHVRGYQVRKQYRKVIWSVSIVEKAILRWRRKRVGLRGFKAEGATGEVVTPHPKVEKSDEYEFLRIGRQLKYADVEKALSRVKSMARSPEARHQYMRMVANFNKFKINNEETSASNQGGSLQEIHKEKHLPSFAT; this comes from the exons ATGCTTGATGG GCAATTGGAGCATATTGTCCTCGTGCATTACAGAGAAGTAAAGGAG GGATGCAAATCTGGCATCTCTCGTGTGTCAGTTGGTCCAGGGTTGCAGGCTGAAGGTTGTCTAGGTGGTTCAACACCCGTCTTTTTGCAGGAAACATCACTTGTTGGCTCAGCTCAGACTTCACGTCCTTTAAATCTTAGTCAAACAGTGCACTCAGGAAATGGGATTGCGGATTCCAGTGCTAGGAATGACTTTGGAGTCTCTTCTCATGTTCATCAAGTTTTTAAATCCAGCATTCCTCCTGCATCTTTCCCTGCAGGTGATGTTTCAG AAAAGAGTGTGCTTCAGTGGTCAAGGGGTGGAACTCTTCTTATTGGCGACCAGGGTTCGTATCTTCCGAGAG GATCATCTGATTTATATGGACAAGAAATCGCGATTATTCAATCTGCCACAACTGATTCCATTACGCATAAGTTAACAGATACTAGATTGGCTTCTAGGGGCTTAGTAAAAAATATGGTGAATAGTGAAAGTGGCTTGATTACTGATGCAAAAGTACCTGCCGTAAAAGCAGTCTATCAGAGAATTGTTCAG GTAGAAAAGACGTCCAATGATAATTTGGACCTTGAAGGTTTTGGAGAACTCAGAAAACTTGACAGTTTTGGCAGATGGATGGATAAGGAAATTGGAAGACATTGTGATGATACTTTGATGACTTTGGACTCTGGTAACTATTGGTGTGGACTGAATGCTGGAAATGATGAGAAGGATGTATCCAGTTTATCACATCACATGCAGCTGGATGTTGATTCACTTGGGCCTTCTCTTTCCCAAGAACAGTTATTCAGTATTTCCGATTTTTCCCCAGATTGGACATATTCTGGTAATGTAACAAAG GTCCTAATAGTTGGCTCGTTTTTGGGAAGCAAAAAACCTTCTGTAGAAACTCAGTGGGGATGCATGTTTGGTGAAGTTGAGGTTTCTGCAGAAGTTCTGACGAACAATGTGCTTCGATGCCAAACTCCTCCTTTGCATGCTCTTGGGCGTATCCCCTTCTACGTGACGTGCTGTAATAGGCTAGCCTGCAGTGAGGTGAGAGAGTTTGAATATCGTGAGAAGCCACCAACCCTTTCAGTACCTAATGCTACCAAGTGTGCACCAGAGGACGAAGTATGGTTTCAAATGCGTCTGATAAGGTTATTGAATTTAGGTTTAGAGGCAAAGTGGTCGAATTGCTCTATTAAAAAATGTGAGAAATGCCAAATCATAGATTTGATAAATTCATCCAGAAGTGATATTGCAAAATGGAGAATGACAGAAGGGATTCCTAATCCATTAAAAAGTGACGGAATGAACCATAGGAATTTTATGATCCAAACTTTACTGGAGGACAAACTTTGCGAGTGGCTAGCTTGCAAGGTGCACGATGGAACTACGGGAACACATGTTTTGGATGATGAGGGCCTAGGTGTCATACATTTGGCAGCTGCTCTTGGCTACGCGTGGGCCATAGGACCAATACTTGCTTCTGGGCTCAGTCCAAACTTCAGAGATTCAAATGGAAGAACAGCTCTTCACTGGGCATCTTACTATGGGAG GGAAGAGACCGTTACTACACTGGTTAGGTTAGGCACTTCTCCGGGTGCCGTGGATGACCCAACTTCAGGATTTCCACAAGGAAAAACTGCCGCTGATTTGGCATCAAGTAGAGGGTATAAGGGTATTGCTGGATATTTGGCTGAAGCTGATCTGACAGAACGTTTGTGTACCTTGACTGATGGTGAAAATTTTAAGGACAACGTCAAAGAAAATGTTGACAATGATGAGACTATTCAGACTGCAGATGTTGTACCCTCACAATTGGCAGACGATGAACTACTTTCCCTTAAAGGCTCTCTCGCTGCTGTCAGGAAGTCTGTTCACGCTGTTGCCTTAATACATACTGCTTTCCGTGCCCGTTCATTTCGTCATAAACAGTTAATGGAAAGTGACAAGGGGATGATACATGAAGATTCAGCTGACTTGGTAGCTCTTGGCATTTTAAACAAGGCTGAAAAAATTCACTATGAGGATTATTTACACGTTGCAGCTGTGAGAATACAACAAAATTATCGTGGCTGGAAGGGAAGAAGAGAATTTTTGAAGATAAGAAACCGAATCGTAAAAATCCAG GCTCATGTGAGAGGATATCAAGTTCGTAAACAATATAGAAAGGTCATTTGGTCTGTTAGTATTGTAGAAAAGGCAATTCTACGCTGGAGGCGGAAGAGAGTTGGTCTGCGAGGGTTCAAGGCTGAAGGGGCAACTGGGGAAGTTGTTACCCCACATCCAAAGGTGGAGAAAAGTGATGAATACGAGTTTCTACGAATCGGCCGCCAGCTTAAATATGCTGATGTCGAAAAGGCTCTATCCAGAGTCAAGTCCATGGCTCGTTCTCCAGAGGCTCGGCATCAATATATGAGAATGGTAGCAAACTTCAACAAATTTAAG
- the LOC120073772 gene encoding calmodulin-binding transcription activator 3-like isoform X7, whose protein sequence is MGLRIPVLGMTLESLLMFIKFLNPAFLLHLSLQVMFQSVLQWSRGGTLLIGDQGSYLPRGSSDLYGQEIAIIQSATTDSITHKLTDTRLASRGLVKNMVNSESGLITDAKVPAVKAVYQRIVQVEKTSNDNLDLEGFGELRKLDSFGRWMDKEIGRHCDDTLMTLDSGNYWCGLNAGNDEKDVSSLSHHMQLDVDSLGPSLSQEQLFSISDFSPDWTYSGNVTKVLIVGSFLGSKKPSVETQWGCMFGEVEVSAEVLTNNVLRCQTPPLHALGRIPFYVTCCNRLACSEVREFEYREKPPTLSVPNATKCAPEDEVWFQMRLIRLLNLGLEAKWSNCSIKKCEKCQIIDLINSSRSDIAKWRMTEGIPNPLKSDGMNHRNFMIQTLLEDKLCEWLACKVHDGTTGTHVLDDEGLGVIHLAAALGYAWAIGPILASGLSPNFRDSNGRTALHWASYYGREETVTTLVRLGTSPGAVDDPTSGFPQGKTAADLASSRGYKGIAGYLAEADLTERLCTLTDGENFKDNVKENVDNDETIQTADVVPSQLADDELLSLKGSLAAVRKSVHAVALIHTAFRARSFRHKQLMESDKGMIHEDSADLVALGILNKAEKIHYEDYLHVAAVRIQQNYRGWKGRREFLKIRNRIVKIQAHVRGYQVRKQYRKVIWSVSIVEKAILRWRRKRVGLRGFKAEGATGEVVTPHPKVEKSDEYEFLRIGRQLKYADVEKALSRVKSMARSPEARHQYMRMVANFNKFKINNEETSASNQGGSLQEIHKEKHLPSFAT, encoded by the exons ATGGGATTGCGGATTCCAGTGCTAGGAATGACTTTGGAGTCTCTTCTCATGTTCATCAAGTTTTTAAATCCAGCATTCCTCCTGCATCTTTCCCTGCAGGTGATGTTTCAG AGTGTGCTTCAGTGGTCAAGGGGTGGAACTCTTCTTATTGGCGACCAGGGTTCGTATCTTCCGAGAG GATCATCTGATTTATATGGACAAGAAATCGCGATTATTCAATCTGCCACAACTGATTCCATTACGCATAAGTTAACAGATACTAGATTGGCTTCTAGGGGCTTAGTAAAAAATATGGTGAATAGTGAAAGTGGCTTGATTACTGATGCAAAAGTACCTGCCGTAAAAGCAGTCTATCAGAGAATTGTTCAG GTAGAAAAGACGTCCAATGATAATTTGGACCTTGAAGGTTTTGGAGAACTCAGAAAACTTGACAGTTTTGGCAGATGGATGGATAAGGAAATTGGAAGACATTGTGATGATACTTTGATGACTTTGGACTCTGGTAACTATTGGTGTGGACTGAATGCTGGAAATGATGAGAAGGATGTATCCAGTTTATCACATCACATGCAGCTGGATGTTGATTCACTTGGGCCTTCTCTTTCCCAAGAACAGTTATTCAGTATTTCCGATTTTTCCCCAGATTGGACATATTCTGGTAATGTAACAAAG GTCCTAATAGTTGGCTCGTTTTTGGGAAGCAAAAAACCTTCTGTAGAAACTCAGTGGGGATGCATGTTTGGTGAAGTTGAGGTTTCTGCAGAAGTTCTGACGAACAATGTGCTTCGATGCCAAACTCCTCCTTTGCATGCTCTTGGGCGTATCCCCTTCTACGTGACGTGCTGTAATAGGCTAGCCTGCAGTGAGGTGAGAGAGTTTGAATATCGTGAGAAGCCACCAACCCTTTCAGTACCTAATGCTACCAAGTGTGCACCAGAGGACGAAGTATGGTTTCAAATGCGTCTGATAAGGTTATTGAATTTAGGTTTAGAGGCAAAGTGGTCGAATTGCTCTATTAAAAAATGTGAGAAATGCCAAATCATAGATTTGATAAATTCATCCAGAAGTGATATTGCAAAATGGAGAATGACAGAAGGGATTCCTAATCCATTAAAAAGTGACGGAATGAACCATAGGAATTTTATGATCCAAACTTTACTGGAGGACAAACTTTGCGAGTGGCTAGCTTGCAAGGTGCACGATGGAACTACGGGAACACATGTTTTGGATGATGAGGGCCTAGGTGTCATACATTTGGCAGCTGCTCTTGGCTACGCGTGGGCCATAGGACCAATACTTGCTTCTGGGCTCAGTCCAAACTTCAGAGATTCAAATGGAAGAACAGCTCTTCACTGGGCATCTTACTATGGGAG GGAAGAGACCGTTACTACACTGGTTAGGTTAGGCACTTCTCCGGGTGCCGTGGATGACCCAACTTCAGGATTTCCACAAGGAAAAACTGCCGCTGATTTGGCATCAAGTAGAGGGTATAAGGGTATTGCTGGATATTTGGCTGAAGCTGATCTGACAGAACGTTTGTGTACCTTGACTGATGGTGAAAATTTTAAGGACAACGTCAAAGAAAATGTTGACAATGATGAGACTATTCAGACTGCAGATGTTGTACCCTCACAATTGGCAGACGATGAACTACTTTCCCTTAAAGGCTCTCTCGCTGCTGTCAGGAAGTCTGTTCACGCTGTTGCCTTAATACATACTGCTTTCCGTGCCCGTTCATTTCGTCATAAACAGTTAATGGAAAGTGACAAGGGGATGATACATGAAGATTCAGCTGACTTGGTAGCTCTTGGCATTTTAAACAAGGCTGAAAAAATTCACTATGAGGATTATTTACACGTTGCAGCTGTGAGAATACAACAAAATTATCGTGGCTGGAAGGGAAGAAGAGAATTTTTGAAGATAAGAAACCGAATCGTAAAAATCCAG GCTCATGTGAGAGGATATCAAGTTCGTAAACAATATAGAAAGGTCATTTGGTCTGTTAGTATTGTAGAAAAGGCAATTCTACGCTGGAGGCGGAAGAGAGTTGGTCTGCGAGGGTTCAAGGCTGAAGGGGCAACTGGGGAAGTTGTTACCCCACATCCAAAGGTGGAGAAAAGTGATGAATACGAGTTTCTACGAATCGGCCGCCAGCTTAAATATGCTGATGTCGAAAAGGCTCTATCCAGAGTCAAGTCCATGGCTCGTTCTCCAGAGGCTCGGCATCAATATATGAGAATGGTAGCAAACTTCAACAAATTTAAG